From one Pieris brassicae chromosome 5, ilPieBrab1.1, whole genome shotgun sequence genomic stretch:
- the LOC123710486 gene encoding myosin heavy chain, muscle isoform X19, whose amino-acid sequence MPKPIVQEGEDPDPTPYLFVSLEQKRIDQSKPYDGKKACWVPDEKEGFLQGEIKATKGDLVTVNLPGGETKDFKKDFVTQVNPPKYEKCEDMSNLTYLNDASVLYNLKQRYYHKLIYTYSGLFCVAINPYKRFPVYTTRCARLYRGKRRSEVPPHIFAISDGAYVNMLTNHENQSMLITGESGAGKTENTKKVIAYFATVGASQKKDASQEKKGSLEDQVVQTNPVLEAFGNAKTVRNDNSSRFGKFIRIHFGPSGKLAGADIETYLLEKARVISQQALERSYHIFYQMMSGSVNGLKEMCMLSNDIYDYMIVAQGKITIPNVDDGEECQLTDQAFDILGFTQEEKDNVYKITAAVMHMGGMKFKQRGREEQAEADGTEDGEKVAKLFGVDCADLYKNLLKPRIKVGNEFVTQGRNKDQVTNSIGALCKGVFDRLFKWLVKKCNETLDTKQKRQHFIGVLDIAGFEIFDYNGFEQLCINFTNEKLQQFFNHHMFVLEQEEYQKEGIHWEFIDFGMDLLACIDLIEKPMGILSILEEESMFPKATDQTFVEKLNNNHLGKSPPYLKPKPPKPGCQAAHFAIGHYAGNVGYNITGWLEKNKDPLNDTVVDQFKKGSNKLLIEIFADHPGQSGDAGAGGGGKGGRGKKGGGFATVSSAYREQLNNLMATLRSTQPHFVRCIIPNELKQAGLIDSHLVMHQLTCNGVLEGIRICRKGFPNRMVYPDFKLRYMILAPAIMQQEKDPKEAARKCLEAVNLDPDSYRIGHTKVFFRAGVLGQMEELRDDRLSKIVSWLQSYIRGYLSRKEFKRLQEQRIALQVVQRNLRKYLQLRTWPWWKLWQRVKPLLNVTRIEDEIAKLEEKAQKAQEAFEKEEKLRKEVEALNAKLLEEKQALLSNLEGEKGSLSEVQERANKLQAQKADLENQLRDTQDRLTQEEDARNQLFQGKKKLEQEISGLKKDVEDLELSIQKSEQDKATKDHQIRNLNDEIAHQDELINKLNKEKKLQGESTQKTSEELQAAEDKVNHLNKVKQKLEQTLDELEDSLEREKKLRGDVEKQRRKVEGDLKLTQEAVTDLERNKKELEQTIQRKDKEISSLTAKLEDEQSLVSKLQKQIKELQGRIEELEEEVESERQARAKAEKQRADLARELEELGERLEEAGGATSAQIELNKKREAELSKLRRDLEEANIQHESTLASLRKKHNDAVAEMGEQLDQLNKLKAKAEHDRASSYNELNNTRAAIDQVAREKAAQEKIVKQLQHQLNEVQNKADEANRTLNDLDAAKKKLSIENSDLLRQLEEAESQVSQLSKIKVSLTTQLEDTKRLADEESRERATLLGKFRNLEHDLDNIREQVEEEAEGKADLQRQLSKANAEAQLWRSKYESEGVARSEELEEAKRKLQARLAEAEETIESLNQKVVALEKTKQRLATEVEDLQLEVDRATAIANAAEKKQKAFDKIIGEWKLKVDDLAAELDASQKECRNYSTELFRLKGAYEEGQEQLEAVRRENKNLADEVKDLLDQIGEGGRNIHEIEKARKRLEAEKDELQAALEEAEAALEQEENKVLRAQLELSQVRQEIDRRIQEKEEEFENTRKNHQRALDSMQASLEAEAKGKAEALRMKKKLEADINELEIALDHANKANAEAQKNIKRYQQQIKDLQTALEEEQRARDDAREQLGISERRANALQNELEESRTLLEQADRARRQAEQELGDAHEQLNDLSAQSASLSAAKRKLESELQTLHSDLDELLNEAKNSEEKAKKAMVDAARLADELRAEQDHAQTQEKLRKALEQQIKELQVRLDEAEANALKGGKKAIQKLEQRVRELENELDGEQRRHADAQKNLRKAERRIKELTFQAEEDRKNHERMQDLVDKLQQKIKTYKRQIEEAEEIAALNLAKFRKAQQELEEAEERADLAEQAISKFRGKGRAGSTARGVSPAPPRSRPALDGFGTFPPRFDLAPEDF is encoded by the exons ATGCCGAAGCCAATTGTCCAAGAGGGTGAGGACCCTGATCCGACCCCATACCTGTTCGTATCACTCGAACAGAAGCGCATCGACCAAAGCAAGCCCTACGATGGTAAGAAGGCTTGCTGGGTACCAGACGAGAAAGAGGGCTTCCTACAGGGAGAAATTAAAGCCACCAAGGGGGACCTGGTGACCGTCAACCTCCCTGGAGGCGAG ACAAAAGACTTCAAGAAGGACTTTGTTACTCAAGTGAACCCGCCTAAATACGAAAAATGTGAGGATATGTCCAACTTGACATACCTCAACGACGCTTCCGTTTTGTATAACTTGAAGCAGAGATATTATCATAAGCTCATTTAC ACATACTCGGGTCTCTTCTGTGTGGCTATCAACCCTTACAAGAGGTTCCCCGTGTACACGACACGATGTGCCAGGCTCTACCGAGGCAAGCGTCGCTCGGAAGTGCCTCCCCACATTTTCGCCATTTCCGACGGTGCTTACGTCAACATGTTAACCAACCACGAGAATCAATCTATGTTGATTAC CGGTGAGTCTGGTGCTGGTAAGACTGAGAACACGAAGAAGGTAATTGCGTACTTCGCGACCGTTGGTGCGTCTCAAAAGAAAGATGCAAGCCAGGAGAAGAAGGGCTCTCTAGAGGACCAAGTCGTACAAACTAACCCTGTACTTGAAGCCTTCGGTAACGCCAAGACCGTCCGTAACGACAACTCCTCCCGTttc GGTAAATTCATCCGTATCCACTTCGGACCATCAGGAAAACTGGCCGGAGCTGACATTGAAACTT ATCTGCTGGAGAAGGCCCGTGTAATCTCCCAGCAGGCGCTGGAACGTTCTTACCACATCTTCTACCAGATGATGTCCGGCTCCGTCAATGGACTTAAGG AGATGTGTATGTTGTCAAACGACATATACGATTACATGATCGTGGCACAGGGTAAGATTACCATCCCCAACGTTGACGACGGAGAGGAATGTCAGTTAACAGAC CAAGCCTTCGACATCCTGGGTTTCACTCAAGAGGAGAAAGACAATGTTTACAAGATCACAGCTGCTGTCATGCACATGGGTGGTATGAAGTTCAAACAGAGGGGTCGTGAGGAGCAAGCTGAGGCTGACGGCACTGAG GACGGTGAGAAGGTCGCTAAGTTGTTCGGTGTTGACTGCGCTGACCTATACAAGAACTTGTTGAAGCCCCGCATTAAGGTCGGAAACGAGTTCGTGACCCAAGGTCGTAACAAGGACCAGGTTACCAACTCCATTGGTGCCCTCTGCAAGGGTGTGTTTGACAGGCTGTTCAAGTGGCTCGTCAAGAAGTGTAACGAGACTCTTGACACCAAGCAAAAGAGACAGCACTTCATTGGTGTGCTTGATATCGCCGGTTTCGAGATCTTCGAC TACAATGGGTTCGAACAACTTTGCATTAACTTCACAAATGAAAAACTGCAACAATTCTTCAACCATCACATGTTTGTGTTGGAGCAAGAGGAGTACCAGAAAGAGGGCATCCACTGGGAGTTCATTGATTTTGGAATGGACTTGCTCGCCTGTATTGACCTTATCGAAAAG CCCATGGGTATCCTCTCCATTCTTGAAGAAGAGTCTATGTTCCCGAAAGCCACCGATCAGACCTTCGTTGAGAAGTTGAACAACAACCACTTGGGTAAATCCCCTCCTTACCTGAAGCCCAAGCCCCCCAAGCCCGGTTGCCAAGCAGCTCACTTCGCCATTGGTCACTACGCCGGTAAT GTCGGTTACAACATCACTGGATGGCTTGAGAAGAACAAGGACCCCTTGAACGACACTGTCGTTGACCAGTTTAAGAAGGGAAGCAACAAACTGTTGATTGAGATCTTCGCTGACCACCCTGGTCAGTCCGGAGATGCCGGTGCTGGTGGCGGTGGCAAGG GCGGTCGCGGTAAGAAGGGTGGTGGTTTCGCAACTGTCTCATCTGCCTACAgg GAACAACTTAACAATTTGATGGCCACACTGAGGTCAACCCAACCTCACTTCGTACGTTGTATCATCCCCAACGAGTTGAAGCAGGCTG GTCTCATCGACTCCCACCTTGTGATGCACCAGCTGACATGTAACGGTGTGCTTGAGGGTATCCGTATCTGTCGTAAAGGTTTCCCCAACAGGATGGTCTACCCCGACTTCAAGCTCCG TTACATGATTCTTGCGCCAGCCATCATGCAACAAGAAAAAGATCCTAAAGAAGCAGCTAGGAAATGTCTAGAAGCCGTGAACCTTGACCCTGATAGCTATCGTATCGGCCACACCAAG GTATTCTTCCGCGCCGGAGTCCTGGGTCAGATGGAAGAGTTACGTGACGACAGATTGTCTAAGATCGTTTCTTGGCTACAATCCTACATCCGTGGTTACCTTTCACGTAAAGAATTCAAGAGGTTGCAGGAACAgag AATCGCTCTCCAAGTTGTCCAGCGCAACTTGCGCAAATACCTGCAGCTCCGCACCTGGCCATGGTGGAAGTTGTGGCAGAGGGTCAAGCCCCTCCTCAACGTCACCCGTATCGAGGACGAGATTGCG AAACTCGAGGAGAAGGCGCAAAAGGCCCAGGAGGCTTTCGAGAAGGAAGAAAAGCTCCGCAAGGAGGTGGAGGCTCTCAACGCCAAGCTGTTGGAGGAAAAGCAAGCGCTGCTTTCCAACTTGGAAGGAGAGAAGGGCTCTCTCAGCGAAGTGCAGGAACGCGCTAACAAACTGCAGGCTCAAAAGGCCGACCTCGAAAACCAACTTAGG GACACACAAGACCGTCTTACACAAGAAGAGGATGCCCGCAATCAGCTCTTCCAGGGCAAGAAGAAGTTGGAACAGGAAATCTCTGGACTCAAAAAGGATGTTGAAGACCTGGAGCTTTCCATCCAGAAGTCTGAACAAGACAAGGCCACCAAGGATCACCAAATTCGCAACTTGAACGATGAGATCGCCCACCAAGATGAGCTCATCAACAAGTTGAACAAAGAAAAGAAGTTACAGGGCGAGAGCACCCAGAAGACATCTGAGGAGCTCCAAGCCGCCGAGGACAAGGTCAACCACCTTAACAAGGTTAAGCAAAAGTTGGAACAGACCCTCGACGAGCTCGAAGATTCATTGGAGCGTGAAAAGAAACTCCGCGGTGACGTCGAGAAGCAGAGGAGGAAGGTTGAGGGTGACCTCAAGCTTACTCAGGAGGCCGTCACTGACTTGGAGCGCAACAAAAAAGAACTCGAACAAACCATCCAACGCAAGGACAAGGAGATCTCTTCCCTCACTGCCAAGCTCGAAGACGAACAATCTCTGGTCAGCAAACTCCAGAAACAGATTAAGGAACTACAGGGCCGCATCGAAGAACTCGAAGAGGAAGTGGAGTCGGAGAGACAAGCCCGTGCCAAGGCCGAAAAGCAACGCGCCGACCTCGCACGTGAGCTTGAGGAGCTCGGCGAGCGTCTGGAGGAGGCCGGTGGTGCCACCTCTGCTCAAATCGAGCTCAACAAGAAGCGTGAGGCTGAACTTAGCAAACTGCGTCGTGACTTGGAGGAGGCTAACATCCAACACGAGTCCACACTCGCTAGCTTGCGCAAGAAGCACAACGATGCCGTAGCCGAGATGGGCGAGCAGCTTGACCAGCTCAACAAGCTCAAGGCTAA GGCTGAGCACGACCGTGCGTCTAGCTACAACGAGCTAAACAACACGCGTGCTGCTATTGACCAAGTAGCGAGAGAAAAG GCTGCCCAAGAAAAGATCGTTAAGCAACTCCAACACCAACTCAATGAGGTACAAAACAAGGCTGATGAAGCTAACCGTACCCTCAACGACTTGGACGCTGCTAAGAAGAAGCTCTCCATCGAGAACTCTGACCTGCTCCGCCAACTCGAAGAAGCTGAATCCCAAGTCTCACAGCTGTCCAAGATCAAGGTGTCTCTCACAACTCAGCTTGAGGACACCAAGAGGCTTGCTGACGAAGAATCCAGG GAACGCGCTACACTTCTTGGCAAGTTCCGCAACTTGGAGCACGATTTGGACAACATCCGCGAGCAAGTTGAAGAGGAAGCCGAGGGCAAGGCTGATTTACAACGCCAATTGTCCAAGGCTAACGCTGAAGCCCAATTATGGCGATCCAAGTACGAATCCGAGGGAGTCGCCCGCTCCGAGGAGCTCGAGGAAGCCAAGCGCAAGCTCCAGGCTCGCCTTGCAGAAGCCGAGGAGACCATTGAATCACTTAACCAGAAGGTTGTTGCTCTTGAAAAGACGAAGCAACGCCTTGCTACTGAAGTTGAGGACTTACAGCTCGAGGTCGACAGAGCCACTGCCATTGCCAACGCTGCTGAGAAGAAACAGAAGGCGTTCGACAAGATCATTGGTGAATGGAAACTCAAGGTTGATGACCTGGCGGCTGAACTTGATGCCAGCCAAAAGGAATGCCGCAACTACTCTACTGAACTGTTCCGCCTTAAAGGTGCCTACGAAGAAGGCCAAGAACAACTCGAAGCCGTTCGTCGCGAAAACAAGAACCTCGCTGATGAAGTCAAGGACTTACTTGACCAAATCGGTGAAGGAGGCCGCAACATTCACGAAATTGAAAAGGCTAGGAAGCGTCTTGAAGCCGAGAAGGATGAACTCCAGGCGGCTCTTGAAGAGGCTGAAGCTGCTCTTGAACAAGAAGAAAACAAGGTCCTGCGCGCACAACTGGAGTTGTCACAGGTCAGACAAGAGATCGACAGGAGGATCCAAGAGAAGGAAGAGGAATTCGAAAACACGCGCAAGAACCACCAGCGTGCACTTGACTCTATGCAAGCCTCCCTCGAAGCTGAAGCCAAGGGCAAGGCTGAGGCGCTGCGCATGAAGAAGAAGCTTGAGGCCGACATTAACGAACTTGAGATCGCTCTCGACCACGCTAACAAGGCCAACGCTGAGGCACAGAAGAACATCAAACGCTACCAGCAACAGATTAAGGATCTCCAGACCGCTCTTGAAGAGGAACAACGTGCCCGGGATGATGCCCGTGAACAGCTCGGAATCTCTGAACGTCGTGCTAACGCACTCCAGAATGAACTTGAGGAATCCCGTACTCTCCTAGAACAAGCTGACCGTGCCCGTCGTCAAGCTGAACAAGAATTGGGTGACGCTCATGAACAACTCAATGATCTGTCCGCCCAGAGTGCATCACTCTCCGCCGCCAAGAGGAAACTCGAGTCTGAATTACAGACTCTTCACTCTGACCTTGACGAACTCCTCAACGAGGCCAAGAACTCAGAAGAGAAAGCAAAGAAGGCAATGGTTGACGCTGCCAGACTTGCTGACGAGCTCCGCGCTGAACAGGATCATGCTCAAACACAGGAGAAACTTCGCAAGGCCCTTGAACAGCAAATCAAGGAACTGCAAGTGAGACTCGACGAAGCTGAAGCTAACGCTCTTAAGGGCGGTAAGAAAGCTATCCAGAAACTTGAACAGAGAGTACGAGAACTTGAAAATGAGCTGGATGGTGAACAGAGGAGGCATGCTGATGCTCAAAAGAACCTCCGTAAGGCTGAGAGACGCATCAAGGAGTTGACGTTCCAGGCTGAGGAGGACCGCAAGAACCACGAACGTATGCAAGACCTTGTTGACAAACTTCAACAGAAGATCAAGACCTACAAGAGGCAGATCGAGGAAGCCGAAGAAATCGCTGCTCTTAACTTAGCCAAGTTCCGCAAAGCACAGCAGGAGTTGGAAGAGGCCGAGGAAAGGGCAGACCTCGCCGAGCAAGCCATCAGCAAATTCCGTGGCAAGGGACGTGCGGGATCCACTGCGAGAGGAGTCAGTCCGGCG ccCCCACGTTCGCGCCCCGCGCTTGACGGTTTCGGCACCTTCCCACCAAGGTTCGACCTAGCGCCCGAAGATTTCTAA